From one Streptomyces sp. R41 genomic stretch:
- a CDS encoding coenzyme F420-0:L-glutamate ligase produces the protein MSRTLPPEEALGNGGPSAGYRVWAPAGFPEVRQGDDLAKLIAAVEPGLVDGDVLLVTSKIVSKAEGRIVEALDREAAIDAETVRVVARRGPLRIVENRQGLVMAAAGVDASNTPAGTVLLLPEDPDASARAIRDGLRDTLGVSVGVVVTDTFGRPWRTGLTDVAIGAAGIRVLDDLRGATDAYGNPLSATVVATADELASAGDLVKGKASGLPVAVVRGLPHVVAEDDGEGARAMVRGAHDDMFRLGTSEAVREAVTQRRTVRAFTDEPVDPGAVRRAVAAAVTAPAPHHTTPWRFVLLESEESRTRLLDAMRDAWITDLRGDGKSEESIAKRVRRGDVLRNAPYFVVPCLVMDGSHTYGDVRRDGAEREMFVVAAGAGVQNFLVALAGERLGSAWVSSTMFCRDVVREVLGLPEGWDPMGAVAVGHAAEEPRARPERDAGAFIEVR, from the coding sequence TTGAGCAGAACGCTGCCTCCGGAGGAGGCGCTCGGGAACGGCGGACCGTCGGCCGGCTATCGGGTCTGGGCGCCGGCCGGGTTTCCCGAGGTTCGTCAGGGGGACGACCTCGCGAAGCTCATCGCCGCGGTCGAGCCCGGGCTCGTCGACGGGGACGTGCTCCTCGTCACCTCCAAGATCGTGTCCAAGGCGGAGGGGCGGATCGTCGAGGCCCTCGACCGCGAGGCCGCCATCGACGCCGAGACCGTACGGGTCGTCGCGCGGCGCGGGCCCCTGCGGATCGTCGAGAACCGGCAGGGGCTCGTGATGGCCGCCGCCGGCGTCGACGCCTCCAACACCCCCGCCGGGACCGTGCTCCTGCTCCCCGAGGACCCCGACGCGTCCGCGCGGGCCATCCGGGACGGGCTGCGCGACACCCTCGGCGTCAGTGTCGGTGTCGTCGTCACCGACACCTTCGGGCGGCCGTGGCGCACCGGGCTCACCGATGTCGCCATCGGCGCCGCGGGCATACGTGTGCTCGACGATCTGCGCGGCGCCACCGACGCGTACGGCAATCCGCTGAGCGCGACCGTCGTCGCCACCGCCGACGAGCTCGCCTCCGCCGGTGACCTGGTCAAGGGCAAGGCCTCCGGGCTGCCCGTCGCCGTCGTGCGCGGGCTGCCGCACGTGGTGGCCGAGGACGACGGTGAGGGGGCGCGGGCGATGGTACGCGGCGCGCACGACGACATGTTCCGCCTCGGCACGTCCGAGGCCGTACGGGAGGCGGTGACCCAGCGGCGTACCGTACGGGCCTTCACCGACGAGCCCGTCGACCCCGGTGCCGTACGGCGCGCGGTCGCCGCGGCGGTGACCGCTCCGGCCCCGCATCACACCACTCCCTGGCGGTTCGTCCTCCTGGAGTCCGAGGAGTCCCGGACACGGCTGCTCGACGCCATGCGGGACGCGTGGATCACGGACCTTCGGGGCGACGGGAAGAGCGAGGAGTCCATCGCCAAGCGGGTACGGCGGGGGGACGTGCTGCGCAACGCGCCGTACTTCGTGGTGCCGTGCCTCGTGATGGACGGGTCCCACACGTACGGCGACGTACGGCGGGACGGGGCCGAGCGCGAGATGTTCGTGGTCGCCGCCGGCGCGGGCGTGCAGAACTTCCTGGTCGCGCTGGCCGGGGAACGGCTCGGGTCCGCGTGGGTGTCGTCGACGATGTTCTGCCGTGATGTCGTGCGGGAGGTGCTCGGGCTGCCGGAGGGGTGGGATCCGATGGGGGCCGTGGCCGTGGGGCACGCGGCCGAGGAGCCGAGGGCGCGGCCGGAGCGGGACGCCGGGGCGTTCATCGAGGTGCGTTGA